In Cydia fagiglandana chromosome 16, ilCydFagi1.1, whole genome shotgun sequence, the following are encoded in one genomic region:
- the LOC134672240 gene encoding uncharacterized protein LOC134672240 produces MVLLSASPCGLARLITVCEQYAAAHGLKYNSVKSEMMVFGVRGKCPSTVPVLQLNNNPLKLVDNFKYLGHMITSDLKDGSDVERERRALAVRANMIARRFACSSPAVKITLFRAFCTSFYTSSLWVNYTQKQYSALRVQYNNAFRVLMGLPRYCSASTMFAEARVDSFAAIMRKRATSLLCRVRNSTNSILAMYADRFDGAYLNHCGALHMCLN; encoded by the coding sequence ATGGTGCTGTTGAGCGCGTCACCCTGTGGTCTCGCGAGGCTTATAACGGTCTGCGAGCAGTACGCTGCCGCACACGGTCTTAAATACAACTCTGTAAAGAGCGAAATGATGGTGTTTGGAGTCAGAGGTAAATGTCCATCAACAGTCCCAGTATTACAACTAAACAATAACCCGCTTAAGTTGGTAGACAATTTTAAATACCTGGGACATATGATTACCTCTGACCTCAAGGACGGTTCCGACGTCGAAAGGGAGCGCAGGGCACTGGCTGTAAGGGCGAACATGATTGCCCGCAGGTTTGCGTGTAGCTCACCGGCAGTAAAGATTACGTTGTTCCGAGCTTTTTGTACATCTTTTTACACCAGCAGTCTGTGGGTGAACTACACGCAAAAACAGTACAGTGCCCTGCGCGTACAGTATAATAATGCGTTTAGGGTGCTGATGGGGCTCCCTCGCTACTGCAGCGCGTCAACAATGTTTGCGGAGGCGCGCGTGGATAGTTTTGCTGCCATTATGCGCAAAAGAGCCACTTCATTGTTATGCAGAGTGAGGAACAGCACCAACAGCATCCTAGCCATGTATGCAGATAGGTTTGATGGGGCCTACCTGAACCACTGTGGTGCACTCCACATGtgcttaaattaa